In Candidatus Omnitrophota bacterium, a single genomic region encodes these proteins:
- a CDS encoding GAF domain-containing sensor histidine kinase translates to MSEPLPIRIKLVVLLAILMVTLIGLFSELEVRLLGGIILVMVACYLTAINEGERAKREGAERELVKLRSAYDELDGQAKIIIKTDLELTRTKEELDKKIEGLYTLHELGKTISVTFSEDELFTFITGSLIFKLGFEKGIIFVVEEESEKIICKAEIGYQPDKLKNIKAEIIDKGIIGQILKEGKTKLISTLHLAGREEKHLAEILEVSSCLIAPIVVKEVAIGCIFAGNSFSYTKLTEGDLEVLSTLANQIAVALENTRLYRKVWKSRQELETRVKQRTKELAMANEELKKLDRMKSNFVSAVSHELRTPLTSIKGYVSILIDEKLGKLNPGQKERLNKINKHSNILISLINGLLDISRIESGRVDMEIKQLEIKAVIDGVVDILNPQLEQKGLVLSVNVSSGLDYIRADRNQLERVLTNLLSNAVKFTPDKGRITVTMSDKGGCIQTDVADTGIGISPAEVGKVFDEFYRADNPVNVQKKGTGLGLALVKRIIEAHQGKIWVESKTDRGATFSFTLPKTQAAND, encoded by the coding sequence ATGAGTGAGCCGCTGCCAATTAGGATTAAATTAGTGGTTTTACTGGCAATATTAATGGTGACTCTTATCGGATTATTTTCCGAACTTGAAGTAAGGCTGTTGGGAGGCATTATTCTGGTTATGGTCGCTTGTTATTTGACGGCAATAAACGAAGGGGAGAGGGCTAAGAGAGAAGGTGCCGAAAGAGAGCTGGTTAAATTAAGATCGGCTTATGATGAGCTGGACGGGCAGGCCAAGATAATTATTAAAACCGACTTAGAGCTAACCAGGACCAAAGAGGAGCTGGATAAAAAGATCGAGGGGCTTTATACACTGCATGAACTGGGTAAGACTATTAGCGTAACTTTTAGCGAAGACGAATTGTTTACCTTTATTACCGGTTCTTTAATTTTCAAGTTAGGTTTTGAGAAGGGTATTATATTTGTTGTCGAAGAAGAGTCAGAAAAAATAATCTGCAAGGCAGAGATCGGCTATCAGCCGGACAAACTTAAAAATATCAAAGCTGAAATAATCGACAAAGGCATAATCGGCCAGATACTAAAGGAAGGTAAAACAAAGTTAATCAGTACCCTTCATTTGGCAGGGCGGGAAGAAAAACACTTAGCAGAGATACTTGAGGTTTCTTCCTGTCTGATAGCGCCGATAGTAGTTAAGGAAGTTGCTATTGGATGTATCTTTGCCGGAAACAGCTTTTCTTATACAAAACTTACCGAAGGGGATCTGGAGGTGCTGTCTACCTTAGCTAACCAGATAGCAGTAGCTTTGGAAAACACAAGGCTTTACAGAAAGGTCTGGAAGTCCCGTCAAGAATTGGAAACCAGGGTAAAGCAAAGGACTAAGGAACTGGCCATGGCCAACGAAGAATTAAAAAAATTAGACCGGATGAAATCCAACTTTGTCTCTGCGGTTTCCCATGAGCTTCGCACTCCTCTTACCTCGATCAAAGGTTATGTATCTATCCTGATTGACGAAAAATTAGGCAAACTCAATCCCGGCCAAAAAGAAAGATTAAACAAAATTAATAAACATTCTAACATCTTGATTAGCTTGATTAACGGCCTGCTGGATATTTCGAGAATAGAATCAGGCAGGGTTGATATGGAGATAAAACAGCTTGAGATTAAAGCTGTCATTGACGGGGTTGTTGATATTTTAAATCCCCAACTGGAACAAAAAGGGCTGGTTTTAAGCGTTAATGTCTCTAGCGGACTTGACTATATCCGGGCCGATAGAAATCAGTTAGAAAGGGTTTTAACCAATCTTTTGAGTAATGCAGTCAAATTCACTCCTGATAAAGGAAGGATAACTGTCACTATGTCTGATAAAGGCGGCTGCATTCAAACTGATGTGGCTGATACAGGTATCGGCATTAGCCCGGCAGAGGTAGGAAAAGTTTTTGATGAGTTTTACCGGGCGGATAATCCTGTAAATGTGCAGAAAAAAGGAACCGGCCTTGGCCTGGCGCTGGTTAAACGGATTATCGAAGCCCACCAGGGCAAAATCTGGGTGGAAAGTAAAACGGACAGGGGAGCTACATTTAGTTTTACCCTGCCAAAGACGCAGGCAGCCAATGACTAA
- a CDS encoding response regulator, whose amino-acid sequence MTKQKILIVDDELDILDFLKITLNGENYTVIEATNGKEALEKVYGCSPDLVVLDYKMPELDGIEVCRKLKKDILLQHLPIIMLTGKGELSDKIKGIDAGVDDYLVKPFEPRELVARVKMILRRSIRDLDANPLTRLPGNVSILRELEKRIKGNVPFAVGYVDLDKFKAFNDHRGFEEGDKVIRETGRILIRAVGEKGSPDDFIGHVGGDDFVLIAALKVVDDICRQIIRDFDVSISRFYTPEDQKRRYMVIKDRKGRKRKVLFISISIGVMTSEKKKIKHLAEVGEIGAELKSYAKSLSGSNYIKDRRRIESK is encoded by the coding sequence ATGACTAAACAAAAGATTTTAATCGTTGACGATGAATTGGACATTTTAGATTTTCTTAAAATAACTTTAAACGGGGAAAATTATACTGTTATAGAAGCAACAAACGGGAAAGAAGCGCTGGAGAAGGTATATGGTTGTTCGCCGGATTTAGTTGTTTTGGATTACAAAATGCCCGAATTAGACGGAATAGAAGTTTGCCGGAAATTAAAAAAAGATATCCTTCTCCAACACCTGCCTATTATTATGCTGACCGGCAAGGGAGAGTTAAGTGACAAGATCAAGGGGATAGATGCCGGTGTTGACGACTATTTGGTTAAGCCTTTTGAGCCCCGGGAACTGGTTGCCCGGGTCAAGATGATATTGCGCCGAAGTATACGCGACCTGGATGCCAATCCTTTGACCAGGCTCCCGGGCAACGTCTCTATTTTAAGGGAATTGGAAAAGCGCATTAAAGGCAATGTGCCTTTTGCAGTGGGCTATGTGGACCTTGATAAATTTAAGGCGTTTAATGACCATCGCGGATTTGAAGAAGGTGATAAAGTCATTCGTGAAACCGGGCGGATATTAATCAGGGCGGTTGGAGAAAAAGGAAGTCCGGATGATTTCATCGGTCATGTCGGTGGAGATGATTTTGTGCTGATTGCCGCGTTAAAGGTCGTAGATGATATCTGTCGGCAGATTATCAGGGATTTTGATGTTAGCATTAGCCGGTTTTATACCCCGGAAGATCAGAAGAGAAGATATATGGTTATAAAGGACAGGAAAGGCCGTAAGCGTAAGGTCCTGTTTATCTCAATTTCTATCGGGGTAATGACCAGCGAGAAAAAAAAGATAAAACACCTGGCTGAGGTAGGAGAAATCGGGGCTGAGCTCAAAAGCTATGCAAAATCTTTGTCCGGAAGCAATTACATTAAAGACAGAAGAAGGATAGAGAGTAAATGA